From the Pseudomonas putida genome, one window contains:
- a CDS encoding response regulator transcription factor, with the protein MSELLLIDDDQELCELLGSWLTQEGFAVRACHDGQSARQALAEQAPAAVVLDVMLPDGSGLELLKQLRSEHAELPVLMLSARGEPLDRILGLELGADDYLAKPCDPRELTARLRAVLRRSHPTATTTQLEIGDLAFSPVRGVVSIDGRDMSLTLSESRILEALLRQPGEPLDKQELAQIALGRKLTLYDRSLDMHVSNLRKKVGPHPDGRPRIVALRSRGYYYSL; encoded by the coding sequence ATGAGCGAGCTGTTACTGATTGATGATGACCAGGAACTCTGCGAGCTGCTCGGCAGCTGGCTGACCCAGGAAGGGTTTGCGGTACGCGCCTGCCACGATGGCCAGAGCGCGCGACAGGCGTTGGCCGAGCAGGCCCCGGCGGCCGTGGTGCTGGATGTGATGTTGCCCGACGGCAGTGGCCTGGAGCTGCTCAAGCAGCTGCGCAGCGAACACGCCGAGCTGCCGGTGCTGATGCTGTCGGCCCGCGGCGAACCCCTGGACCGCATCCTCGGCCTGGAACTGGGTGCCGACGATTACCTGGCCAAGCCTTGCGACCCTCGTGAGCTCACCGCCCGCCTGCGCGCCGTGCTGCGCCGCAGCCACCCCACCGCCACCACCACCCAGCTGGAAATCGGCGACCTGGCGTTCAGCCCGGTGCGCGGCGTGGTCAGCATCGATGGCCGTGACATGAGCCTGACCCTGTCGGAAAGCCGCATTCTCGAGGCGCTGCTGCGCCAGCCGGGCGAGCCGCTGGACAAACAGGAACTGGCGCAGATCGCCCTGGGGCGCAAGCTGACCCTGTATGACCGCAGCCTGGACATGCACGTCAGCAACCTGCGCAAGAAAGTCGGCCCACACCCCGATGGTCGGCCGCGGATCGTGGCACTGCGTAGCCGCGGTTACTACTACAGCCTGTAA
- a CDS encoding Spy/CpxP family protein refolding chaperone: MRKTLIALMFAAALPTVAMAMPEGGPRHDGPHHRGDAPFAQLDLSRDQRQQIGKLMGEQMQHRREITERYLDKLPAADQKAMKDELKASHDKTDSQVRALLKPDQQKKFDELQKEREARKAEWKEFQAWKAEKAGKAQ, translated from the coding sequence ATGCGCAAGACCCTTATCGCCCTGATGTTCGCCGCCGCCCTGCCGACCGTGGCCATGGCCATGCCTGAAGGCGGCCCGCGTCACGACGGCCCGCATCATCGCGGTGATGCGCCTTTCGCCCAACTGGACCTGAGCCGCGACCAGCGCCAGCAGATCGGCAAGCTGATGGGCGAGCAGATGCAGCACCGCCGCGAAATCACCGAGCGCTACCTGGACAAGCTGCCGGCAGCCGACCAGAAGGCCATGAAAGACGAGCTCAAGGCCAGCCACGACAAGACCGACAGCCAGGTCCGCGCGCTGCTTAAGCCTGACCAGCAGAAGAAGTTCGACGAACTGCAGAAGGAACGTGAAGCTCGCAAGGCTGAATGGAAGGAGTTCCAGGCCTGGAAAGCTGAAAAAGCTGGCAAGGCCCAGTAA
- a CDS encoding helix-turn-helix domain-containing protein, producing the protein MAGPILSLRHYRDELIAHSHEHPQLVFGLHGRLDFEVQGRGARIARQGLMVVPAGAHHTCASDVGSDCLVLDVPGEHWLHEQLGAHADSSRHLLDQPGALGLDDRQQQLVDWLAASPMDDPLIARQGAALLLASLNPSASARVTPSHRLPYAAFDAHIEQQAAYPLQVADLARIAGLSSARLHARFTAECGMTPMDYIRQRRLLKAKRLVTQTLLPMGEIAVQVGYSSQSAFSAAMLRAFGCSPLAMRREPGDN; encoded by the coding sequence ATGGCCGGCCCGATACTTTCCTTGCGCCACTATCGCGATGAGCTGATCGCCCACAGTCACGAGCACCCGCAATTGGTGTTCGGCCTGCACGGCCGCCTGGATTTCGAGGTGCAGGGCCGTGGCGCCAGGATTGCCCGCCAGGGGCTGATGGTGGTGCCCGCTGGCGCCCATCACACCTGCGCCAGCGATGTTGGCAGCGATTGCCTGGTGCTGGATGTTCCCGGTGAGCACTGGTTGCACGAGCAACTGGGGGCGCATGCCGATAGTAGCCGACACCTGCTCGATCAGCCTGGCGCACTGGGGCTGGATGATCGCCAGCAGCAACTGGTGGACTGGCTGGCGGCGAGCCCCATGGACGACCCACTGATCGCCCGGCAAGGCGCGGCGCTGTTGCTGGCCAGCCTCAACCCCAGCGCCTCGGCCAGGGTCACGCCCAGCCATCGCCTGCCCTATGCCGCATTCGACGCGCATATCGAACAGCAGGCGGCTTACCCCTTGCAGGTGGCCGACCTGGCGCGCATCGCGGGTTTGTCCAGTGCCCGGCTGCATGCACGGTTTACCGCCGAGTGCGGCATGACGCCGATGGACTATATCCGCCAGCGACGCCTGCTCAAGGCAAAGCGGCTGGTCACGCAGACCTTGCTGCCCATGGGGGAGATTGCGGTGCAGGTGGGATACAGCTCGCAAAGTGCGTTTTCGGCGGCGATGTTGCGCGCGTTTGGTTGCTCGCCGCTGGCCATGCGGCGAGAGCCTGGCGACAACTGA
- a CDS encoding sensor histidine kinase — protein sequence MLLRSLFWRILASFWLAITLVAGLSILLGHMLNQDAWILSRHPGLKTMASHWAKHYEQEGLESAQAFLERRKERYKIDVQVLDDSGDAVVPGTFPRRAAAFEARQHNDERRLPWRRLTEEYTSPDSGNTYLLIYRIPHPELDAWHRESLLWPLSALGIALVVLTLFSLLVTLSITRPLSRLRGAVHDLGQASYQQNSLARLAARRDEFGVLAKDFNKMGARLQSLIGSQRQLLRDVSHELRSPLARLRIALALAERAETEQRQALWPRLTRECDRLEDLISEILTLARVDAEQAHAEPVDLNALLGSVRKDAQLSAPEQEVKLEAQPGLTLQGWPTLIERAVDNLVRNALRFNPEGQPIEISAQREQDKIVLSVRDHGPGAAPEHLAQLGEPFFRAPGQEAAGHGLGLAIARKAAERHGGSLVLENHPQGGFVARLELPDNIAAN from the coding sequence GTGCTCTTGCGTTCTCTGTTCTGGCGCATCCTGGCCAGTTTCTGGCTGGCTATCACCCTGGTCGCGGGCCTGTCGATCCTGCTGGGCCACATGCTCAACCAGGACGCCTGGATCCTCAGCCGCCACCCGGGCCTCAAGACCATGGCCAGCCACTGGGCCAAGCATTACGAGCAGGAGGGCCTGGAGTCTGCCCAAGCCTTCCTGGAACGACGCAAGGAGCGCTACAAGATCGATGTGCAGGTGCTCGACGACAGCGGCGATGCCGTGGTGCCGGGCACCTTCCCGCGCCGCGCGGCGGCGTTCGAGGCGCGCCAGCACAATGACGAGCGCCGCCTGCCGTGGCGCCGCCTGACCGAGGAATATACCAGCCCCGACAGCGGCAACACCTATCTGTTGATCTACCGCATCCCGCACCCGGAGCTGGACGCCTGGCACCGCGAGAGCCTGCTCTGGCCGTTGAGTGCCCTGGGCATCGCACTGGTGGTGCTGACCTTGTTCAGCCTGCTGGTGACCCTGTCGATCACCCGCCCGCTCAGCCGCCTGCGCGGCGCCGTGCACGACCTTGGCCAGGCCAGCTACCAACAGAACAGCCTGGCCCGCCTGGCCGCCCGGCGTGACGAGTTCGGCGTGCTGGCCAAGGACTTCAACAAGATGGGGGCACGCCTGCAGAGCCTGATCGGCAGCCAGCGCCAGCTGCTGCGCGACGTGTCCCACGAGCTGCGCTCGCCACTGGCTCGCCTGCGCATTGCCCTGGCCCTGGCCGAGCGTGCAGAAACCGAACAGCGCCAGGCCCTGTGGCCACGCCTGACCCGGGAATGTGACCGCCTGGAAGACCTTATCAGCGAAATCCTGACGTTGGCCCGGGTCGATGCCGAGCAGGCCCATGCCGAGCCTGTCGACCTCAACGCGCTGCTCGGCAGCGTGCGCAAGGATGCTCAGCTCAGTGCGCCGGAGCAGGAAGTGAAGCTGGAGGCGCAACCGGGGCTGACGCTACAAGGCTGGCCGACGCTGATCGAGCGTGCCGTGGACAACCTGGTGCGCAATGCCCTGCGCTTCAACCCGGAGGGGCAACCGATCGAGATCAGTGCGCAGCGCGAGCAGGACAAGATCGTCCTGAGCGTGCGCGATCATGGGCCAGGTGCGGCGCCGGAGCACCTGGCGCAGTTGGGTGAGCCGTTCTTCCGGGCGCCGGGGCAGGAAGCGGCGGGGCATGGGCTGGGGCTGGCGATCGCGCGCAAGGCGGCCGAGCGACATGGCGGCAGCCTGGTGCTGGAGAATCACCCGCAGGGTGGGTTCGTGGCCCGGTTGGAGTTGCCTGATAACATTGCTGCCAACTGA
- a CDS encoding SelT/SelW/SelH family protein — MADNKPEIVITYCTQCQWLLRAAWLAQELLSTFTDDLARVALEPGTGGIFRITCEGVQIWERKADGGFPEAKVLKQRVRDQIDPQRDLGHNDR, encoded by the coding sequence ATGGCCGACAACAAGCCGGAAATCGTCATCACATATTGCACGCAGTGCCAATGGCTGCTTCGTGCCGCCTGGCTGGCCCAGGAGCTGCTCAGTACCTTCACCGACGACCTTGCCCGGGTAGCGTTGGAGCCGGGCACCGGCGGTATCTTCCGCATCACCTGCGAGGGTGTGCAGATCTGGGAGCGCAAGGCCGACGGTGGCTTCCCTGAGGCCAAGGTGCTCAAGCAGCGCGTGCGCGACCAGATCGACCCGCAGCGCGACCTGGGGCACAACGATCGCTGA
- a CDS encoding AraC family transcriptional regulator: MSERTTSASWASGIVKALELEGLDCPAMFKQLGLDFAALDDPDARFPQDAMTRLWQLAVELSGNEAIGLNMARVVRPASFHVVGYALMSSRTLAEGFERLVRYQRIIAESSDLSFILGPEGYSLILTVHGDHLPPTRHSAEASLACALALCKWLSGRPVQPRRVLVQGPQPKDIEPYKVAFHSPLVFDAPHDALVFERADMEAPLPTANEAMAILHDRFAGEYLARFSESRVTHRVRQVLCRILPQGEPKRETLAQALHLSQRTLQRRLQEEGTSFQTLLDDTRRELAEQYLAQPGMTLLETAYLLGFADPSNFYRAFRRWFDVTPSEYRARLGAEPAAVSDARTPAYTTPAP, encoded by the coding sequence ATGAGTGAAAGAACCACGTCAGCCAGCTGGGCATCAGGGATTGTCAAGGCGCTGGAGCTGGAAGGGCTCGATTGCCCGGCCATGTTCAAGCAGCTGGGGCTGGATTTCGCTGCACTCGACGACCCGGATGCACGCTTCCCGCAGGACGCCATGACCCGCCTCTGGCAGCTGGCGGTCGAACTCTCGGGCAACGAGGCCATTGGCTTGAACATGGCACGGGTGGTGCGCCCGGCTTCGTTCCATGTGGTGGGCTATGCGTTGATGTCCAGCCGCACCCTGGCCGAAGGTTTCGAGCGGCTGGTGCGCTACCAGCGCATCATTGCCGAAAGTTCGGACCTGAGCTTCATCCTCGGCCCTGAAGGCTATTCGCTGATTCTGACTGTGCATGGCGATCACCTGCCACCCACCCGGCACAGCGCCGAAGCGTCGCTGGCCTGCGCGCTGGCCTTGTGCAAATGGCTCAGTGGCAGGCCGGTGCAGCCGCGGCGCGTGCTGGTGCAAGGGCCGCAGCCGAAGGATATCGAGCCGTACAAGGTGGCATTCCATTCCCCGCTGGTATTCGATGCTCCCCATGATGCACTGGTGTTCGAGCGGGCTGACATGGAAGCGCCATTACCCACCGCCAACGAAGCCATGGCCATCCTGCATGACCGCTTTGCCGGCGAATACCTCGCGCGTTTCTCGGAAAGCCGCGTGACTCATCGGGTGCGTCAGGTACTGTGCCGCATCCTGCCGCAAGGCGAACCCAAGCGCGAAACCCTGGCCCAGGCCCTGCACCTGTCCCAGCGCACCTTGCAGCGCCGCTTGCAGGAAGAGGGCACCAGCTTCCAGACCTTGCTCGACGACACCCGCCGCGAACTGGCCGAGCAGTACCTGGCCCAGCCAGGCATGACCCTGCTGGAAACCGCCTACCTGTTGGGTTTTGCCGACCCGAGCAACTTCTACCGGGCGTTTCGCCGCTGGTTCGATGTGACCCCCAGCGAATACCGCGCCCGGCTGGGTGCGGAGCCCGCCGCGGTCAGTGACGCCAGAACGCCGGCATACACAACACCAGCACCGTGA
- a CDS encoding DMT family transporter — protein sequence MNHRTALGALHIGALFFGLTGVFGKLAASASPAIIVFGRAAFAVLALALFASLTGPGWRRLSGQDIRRLLLGGVLLAGHWVSFFIAVKVGGVAIATLGFASFPAFTVILEGLLFRERIRRNEGVLVVLVSIGLILVTPAFDLASQATGGLLWALLSGLLFSLLSLTNRAGSGRLPAVQAALWQNLVVGLCLLPFAGPGLSQVARIDWLWIALLGVFCTGVAHSLFVASLAVIKARTAAVVFAMEPVYGIAVAWAMFAETPTLRMLLGGVLIIFAIVLSSRMAAEQPPRHKAVAEGA from the coding sequence ATGAACCACCGCACTGCCCTCGGCGCCCTGCACATCGGCGCGTTGTTCTTCGGCCTGACCGGCGTCTTCGGCAAGCTGGCCGCCAGCGCCAGCCCGGCGATCATCGTCTTCGGCCGCGCCGCCTTCGCCGTGCTGGCCCTGGCGCTGTTCGCCAGCCTCACCGGGCCCGGCTGGCGGCGCCTGAGCGGCCAGGACATTCGCCGCCTGCTGCTCGGCGGCGTGCTGCTGGCCGGCCATTGGGTCAGTTTCTTCATCGCCGTGAAGGTTGGCGGCGTGGCCATCGCCACCCTGGGTTTCGCCAGCTTCCCGGCCTTCACAGTGATCCTCGAAGGCCTGCTGTTCCGCGAGCGCATCCGGCGCAACGAAGGCGTGCTGGTGGTGCTGGTCAGCATCGGCCTGATCCTGGTCACCCCGGCATTCGACCTGGCCAGCCAGGCCACCGGCGGCCTGCTCTGGGCCTTGCTCTCGGGTTTGCTGTTCTCGCTGCTGTCGCTGACCAACCGTGCCGGTTCCGGGCGCTTGCCCGCCGTGCAGGCGGCGCTGTGGCAGAACCTGGTAGTCGGCTTGTGCCTGCTGCCCTTCGCCGGCCCAGGGCTGAGCCAGGTCGCCCGCATCGACTGGTTGTGGATCGCCTTGCTCGGGGTCTTCTGCACCGGCGTCGCCCACAGCCTGTTCGTGGCCAGCCTGGCGGTGATCAAGGCGCGCACCGCCGCCGTGGTGTTTGCCATGGAGCCGGTCTACGGCATCGCCGTGGCCTGGGCGATGTTTGCCGAAACGCCAACCCTGCGCATGCTGCTGGGCGGCGTGCTGATCATCTTCGCTATCGTGCTGTCGAGCCGCATGGCCGCCGAACAGCCACCCCGGCACAAGGCCGTGGCCGAGGGCGCCTGA
- a CDS encoding YciI family protein — MLYAIIASDVANSLEKRLAARPAHIERLQQLKAEGRVVLAGPHPAIDSNDPGEAGFSGSLIVAEFDSLAAAQAWADADPYIAAGVYDKVIVKPFKQVLP; from the coding sequence ATGCTCTACGCCATCATCGCCAGCGACGTCGCGAACTCCCTGGAAAAACGCCTGGCCGCACGCCCGGCGCACATCGAGCGCCTGCAACAGCTCAAGGCCGAAGGCCGTGTGGTGCTGGCCGGCCCGCATCCGGCCATCGACAGCAACGACCCGGGTGAAGCCGGCTTCAGCGGCAGCCTGATCGTCGCCGAGTTCGACTCCCTGGCCGCCGCCCAGGCCTGGGCCGATGCCGACCCGTACATCGCCGCGGGCGTGTACGACAAGGTAATCGTCAAGCCATTCAAGCAAGTCTTGCCCTGA
- a CDS encoding UDP-2,3-diacylglucosamine diphosphatase: protein MTHVELSRPSRKQRVRTLWISDVHLGTRDCQAEHLSQFLKGYQADRVYLVGDIIDGWKLRSGIYWPQAHTNVIRRLLTMSKRGTEVIYVTGNHDEFLRRYSKLMLGNIQLVDEAEHLTADGRRLLVIHGDQFDVITRYHRWLAFLGDRAYEFTLVLNRWLNHWRARYGYGYWSLSAYLKHKVKGAVNFISDFEDAIAHECTRRGFHGVVCGHIHHAEIRQVGEVEYLNCGDWVESCTALIEHWDGSIELYRLADAQARQAEAATALREPA, encoded by the coding sequence ATGACCCATGTCGAACTCTCTCGCCCGTCACGCAAGCAGCGCGTGCGCACCTTGTGGATATCCGACGTGCACCTGGGCACTCGTGACTGCCAGGCCGAGCACCTGTCGCAGTTTCTCAAGGGTTACCAGGCCGACCGAGTCTACCTGGTCGGCGATATCATCGATGGCTGGAAGCTGCGCAGTGGCATCTACTGGCCGCAGGCCCACACCAATGTGATCCGCCGCTTGCTGACCATGAGCAAGCGCGGCACCGAGGTGATCTACGTCACCGGCAACCATGACGAATTCCTGCGGCGTTACTCGAAGCTGATGCTGGGCAACATCCAGCTGGTGGACGAGGCCGAGCACCTGACCGCCGATGGCCGTCGCCTGCTGGTGATCCATGGTGACCAGTTCGACGTGATTACCCGCTATCACCGTTGGCTGGCCTTTCTCGGCGACCGTGCCTACGAGTTCACACTGGTGCTCAACCGCTGGCTCAACCATTGGCGTGCGCGCTACGGGTATGGCTACTGGTCGCTGTCGGCGTACCTCAAGCACAAGGTCAAGGGTGCGGTGAACTTCATCAGCGACTTCGAGGATGCGATTGCCCATGAATGCACCCGTCGCGGTTTTCACGGGGTGGTGTGCGGGCACATTCACCATGCCGAGATTCGCCAGGTGGGGGAGGTGGAATACCTCAATTGTGGCGATTGGGTGGAGTCGTGCACAGCGCTGATCGAGCACTGGGATGGCAGCATCGAGCTGTATCGGCTGGCCGACGCACAGGCCCGCCAGGCCGAGGCCGCGACGGCCCTGCGCGAGCCGGCCTAG
- a CDS encoding TrkH family potassium uptake protein, with the protein MALPTLRIIGFIIGIFLITLAVSMVVPMATLVIFERTGDLPSFLWSSLITFIAGLAMVLQGRPEHVHLRPRDMYLLTVSSWVVVCIFAALPFLLTQHISYTDAFFESMSGITATGATVLSGLDTMSPGILMWRSMLHWLGGIGFIAMAVAILPLLRIGGMRLFQTESSDRSEKVMPRSHMVAKSIVGVYVGFSIFGALAFWWAGMSPFDAINHAMSAISTGGFSTSDQSLAKWDIPAVHWVAVVVMIMGSLPFTLYVATLRGNRKALIRDQQVQGLLGMLVVTWIVLGTWYWYTTNLHWLDALRHVALNVTSVVTTTGFALGDYSLWGNFSLMLFFYLGFVGGCSGSTAGGIKIFRFQVAYILLKASLNQLIHPRAVIKQKYNGHRLDEEIVRSILTFSFFFAITICVMALLLSLLGVDWMTALTGAAGTVSGVGPGLGEVVGPSGNYSTLPDAAKWILATGMLLGRLEIITVLVLCMPAFWRH; encoded by the coding sequence ATGGCGTTGCCGACCTTAAGGATCATTGGTTTCATCATCGGCATCTTCCTGATCACCCTGGCGGTCAGCATGGTCGTGCCCATGGCCACCCTGGTGATCTTCGAACGCACCGGCGACCTGCCATCGTTCCTCTGGTCCAGCCTGATCACCTTCATCGCCGGCCTGGCCATGGTCCTGCAGGGCCGCCCCGAGCACGTCCACCTGCGCCCGCGCGACATGTACCTGCTGACCGTCAGCAGCTGGGTGGTGGTGTGCATCTTCGCCGCCCTGCCCTTTCTGCTGACCCAGCATATCAGCTACACCGACGCCTTCTTCGAGAGCATGTCCGGCATCACCGCCACCGGCGCCACAGTGCTCAGCGGGCTCGACACCATGTCACCGGGCATCCTGATGTGGCGCTCGATGCTGCACTGGCTCGGCGGCATCGGCTTCATCGCCATGGCGGTGGCGATCTTGCCGCTGCTGCGCATCGGTGGCATGCGCCTGTTCCAGACCGAGTCGTCGGACCGCTCGGAAAAGGTCATGCCGCGCTCGCACATGGTCGCCAAGTCGATCGTCGGCGTGTACGTCGGCTTCTCGATCTTTGGCGCGCTTGCCTTCTGGTGGGCCGGCATGAGCCCGTTCGATGCCATCAACCACGCCATGTCGGCGATCTCCACCGGTGGCTTCTCGACCTCCGACCAGTCGCTGGCCAAATGGGACATCCCCGCCGTGCACTGGGTCGCGGTGGTGGTGATGATCATGGGCAGCCTGCCCTTCACGCTGTACGTGGCGACCTTGCGCGGCAACCGCAAGGCGCTTATCCGCGACCAGCAGGTGCAAGGTTTGCTGGGCATGCTGGTGGTGACCTGGATCGTGCTCGGCACCTGGTACTGGTACACCACCAACCTGCACTGGCTCGACGCCCTGCGCCACGTGGCGCTGAACGTGACCTCGGTGGTCACCACTACCGGTTTCGCCCTGGGCGACTACAGCCTGTGGGGCAACTTCTCGCTGATGCTGTTCTTTTACCTGGGCTTTGTCGGCGGCTGCTCCGGCTCCACCGCCGGCGGTATCAAGATCTTCCGCTTCCAGGTGGCCTACATCCTGCTCAAGGCCAGCCTCAACCAGCTGATCCACCCGCGTGCGGTGATCAAGCAGAAGTACAACGGTCACCGACTGGACGAAGAAATCGTCCGCTCGATCCTGACCTTCTCGTTCTTCTTCGCCATCACCATCTGCGTGATGGCCCTGCTGCTGTCGCTGCTGGGCGTTGACTGGATGACCGCACTGACTGGCGCTGCCGGCACCGTGTCAGGTGTGGGCCCAGGCCTGGGCGAAGTGGTCGGCCCTTCGGGCAACTACTCGACGCTGCCGGATGCCGCCAAGTGGATCCTCGCCACCGGCATGCTGCTCGGCCGCCTGGAAATCATCACGGTGCTGGTGTTGTGTATGCCGGCGTTCTGGCGTCACTGA
- a CDS encoding NAD(P)H nitroreductase gives MEALDALLNRVSVPRLTDPAPNEAQREALFQAALRAPDHGQLRPWRFLTIEGQGRDKLGELFAEAVQHKGDASQAALDKARAMPLRAPLLIVVIAKLQDHFKVPKSEQRLAAGCAAHGILIAAHAQGIGAVWRTGDMAFDAHVHKGLGLAENEELIGYLYVGTPMAEPRTAPILETAEYVSVWGE, from the coding sequence ATGGAGGCTCTCGACGCATTGCTCAACCGTGTTTCCGTACCGCGCCTGACCGACCCTGCGCCCAACGAGGCCCAGCGCGAGGCGCTGTTCCAGGCCGCCTTGCGCGCACCGGACCACGGCCAGCTGCGGCCGTGGCGCTTCCTGACCATCGAGGGTCAGGGCCGCGACAAGCTCGGTGAACTGTTTGCCGAAGCGGTGCAGCACAAGGGCGACGCCAGCCAGGCTGCGCTGGACAAGGCACGGGCGATGCCACTGCGTGCGCCGTTGCTGATCGTGGTGATCGCCAAGCTGCAGGACCATTTCAAGGTGCCCAAGTCCGAGCAGCGCCTGGCGGCGGGTTGCGCGGCCCATGGCATCCTGATTGCGGCGCATGCCCAGGGGATCGGGGCGGTGTGGCGTACCGGTGACATGGCCTTCGATGCCCATGTGCACAAGGGCTTGGGCTTGGCCGAGAACGAGGAGCTGATTGGCTACCTGTATGTCGGTACGCCGATGGCCGAACCGCGTACGGCGCCGATTCTTGAAACCGCCGAGTACGTCAGCGTCTGGGGCGAATAA
- a CDS encoding DUF962 domain-containing protein, translating into MTSTAQFRSFAEFYPYYLGEHSNPTCRRLHFVGTSLVIALLAYTIGSGKWWLLLAVPFCGYGFAWVGHFFYERNKPATFKHPWYSLIGDFAMFRDILLGRISL; encoded by the coding sequence ATGACCAGCACCGCGCAGTTTCGCAGTTTCGCCGAGTTCTATCCGTATTACCTGGGGGAACACAGCAACCCCACCTGCCGACGCCTGCACTTCGTCGGCACCAGCCTGGTGATTGCCTTGCTCGCCTACACCATTGGCAGCGGCAAGTGGTGGCTGCTGCTGGCCGTACCGTTTTGCGGGTACGGCTTCGCCTGGGTCGGGCATTTCTTCTACGAGCGGAACAAACCGGCGACGTTCAAGCACCCGTGGTACAGCCTGATCGGTGATTTCGCCATGTTCCGCGACATCCTGCTCGGCAGGATCAGCCTCTAG